The Macaca fascicularis isolate 582-1 chromosome 11, T2T-MFA8v1.1 genomic sequence ttatccttagcaaactaacaaggaacagaaaaccaaataccacacgttctcacttataagtgggagctaaatgatgagaacacatggacacatagaggggaacaatacacattgaggcctattggATAGTGGaggggagggtgagaggagggagaggattaggaaaaataactaacggatactaggcttaatacctgggtgatgaaataattggtACAACCCACATGACATGTGTTTActtctgtaacaaacctgcacatgtacacctgaacttaaaagttaaaaataaaaaatacaaaagagattCCACATGACATCACAACCAAGCTGTTTGGAACTAGAATTCCAGGAACTGTGATACCACAGGAAAGCAATGCTCACCTTTGAGAGCTTTTTGAGCAGTTACTTATTTCCCAAACTTGAGTCTTTCTCCTTTCTGTTAGGAACCTTAATAGGCGGTATTCTCAAGTAGctcttttatgtttaatattgTTGTTACTAGTAAGAGCAAAATCCCTTAAATTACACTCTACATTGGTTAAAATTACCCATGACCTTATAGTCTCTGATCggcctccttcccttttttccagCTCTGGCCAACTTTCTGGACTTAATGTCTTTAATCCTTTCTCCTgatttctttctgcttcttttttgcCCACTCCTGTCTGAACTTCAAATTGAATGTACTTTATAAAATGACATCTAGATAGTTCAGCCATGCTGTTGACTTGAACTGAAATATTggacaaaatacattttaagttgtttttaacTAAAAGCTAATGTAGAATTGTTGGAATGTGTACCCACATAAACAAATTATGTTCAAGATTATATTCAAatcgctttttaaaaaaacatatgttCCTTCTATTAAAAATCTTAAAGGATAGAATTCACTCGAGTCATGATGTAATTAGATTATATTTTATTAGACAttctttacaaatttaaaatactgcTATTTTTACATGCACAGAGGAAAATCAATTTGGATAATTATATTTAGGCATTCATTAAAATCAACCACAAAATAGAGACACTTTATTGTGTCATTTATCAACATACTTGATATGTATATCTAAAGTGCATTATgttacaaaaaatatagaaattcagCAGCACCAAGatacatttacaaaataaatacatcaattgacaaaataaattatggtaaatGTGATAACAATAATTGGATTAGCCTTGGcaaaaaaaatattcacaatgaCCAATGTGCAGTTTCATAGAGCAATGGGGGAGACAGTTTTATTCCAATGCATTTACAGTATTTAcagacaataaatatttctaatacTTTCCATATGTTCACTATTACAGCATCCTGCAATATGTCCTTGGAAGGTCTCTGCTGAAAATTTCAATGCCTcctgcaaaaagaaagaagagaaagaaaaggagaaaacaggttagttttctttacaaatgaaaacataaaatataaaggaTATAAGCTAAGGAACACAAAATCGCAATGGAAAGAGATTCAGGGAACTTCTTGTAAATATCTCCTACAAGAGGTACCTGCGGGATCCACCTGGATCTCCATAACCTCTGTTACAGGCAGGGTCTTCAACCCGACTTAGTCCATGTGTGCGGAAAGGAAAAGGGCCTTTATTTCCAATCATGCTGTCAGAAAAAAGGAGACTGTGGAAAAATTTTCTAAGACTGCCAGCTGGCAAGTTTGGGAAGAGAAGGGACAAATTTGAGAACTTGGAAATGAGGTTAGGTTGGACCATCCATTATCAAATACAATTCACTTGGGAGTTATTCTTCCAGTGACACCTGAATTAGGCAATCCAAAGCTTGTTTATTTTGTTCAGGTGCTCATTTGGCCAATCTCTCACAGCATAGTGGGCAGTGGTGAGGATAGTGGAAGTGTGGGACTTTGGTAACAATTGAAGGATGTGTAGTTTAAATAGAGTTGATGATATAATGATATCCATCTTAGTCGATGATATGATGTTTGGCATTTCTTTAGCTGTCTTTAAACACTAATGAATGAAACTATTATTGGATTTTATAATAGTTTCCAAAGCCAAAACTAAAGTAGAATCATTTGTCTCTCACTCTGTTGGTTTTTGAATGGATTTTCTATTAGCATTGGGAAAGTCTACTGTAAATGAGGGAATAATtaagaataaattaatttaaaagtataaaatagcaGTATTTCCTATTACCATGTCTGTTTTATTATTCCAAAGCTACTACTTGGAGCTGACACCTTTTCTAATCTATCTAAATACTGTAGTGACAATATTTTAAGATGGGTTAGTggaattttctctgcttttctctctccctttctcttctctttgtgtGGTATATGTATTTGTTCCCAAGAAAACAACTATAGAATGGAATTTGATTTGCTATGACATTGAATTAACAGCCAGAATTGTGGCAGAGTTTTTACATGGCAGACATATATGGATGTAAGACCTATAAAACagtatatttttaacaattttggaGTTTTCTGTGCCACTTACAGAAAAAGCAAATTGAGCATTTAGAGTGTTTTAATGTCAGGTTATTGACTTCTTCACCAATGGTTTTGCTGGGAATGTTAAAATCACTCCCAGCtgcaaacaaagaaaagaagagtttaagattaaaattttaattggcGAATGGATGTGGATAGATGAAATGAATAAAGCCAAAAAGATGACCTCGAAACTCAATAATCTGCATActctactgatttttaaatgtgtttgtacTAAATGGTATTTTGTGAATTGGGATTAAGAATAACACAAacaaagagggaaggaagaggattTTGAACAACTATttcctcagaaagaaagaaagaaaaagaaataagttaaaGGACCAAGGAAAAATCTTCTATGTATCTTGCCCTGCCCAGATGTTTGctcattctcctttcttttgatttctccTTTAACAAAGGCATGTATTGGAATAGACAAGTAAAACATCTAACATGACTTAaaagtatatgtgtatgtttactatatgtgtgtgcatatgacAGCATTCTACATTCCTAGCTCTTTTTACTATggacttttaatatttttctaaatcagTATTTTCCAAGACAAAATGATATGATTTATAACAAATGAGTCCCACTGTATCTGGATATCACATTTGCAAcattgaaaattctaaaatataatccCCTCAATTTAAAGCTATATATTTTCCACTGAATGGTTCATGTGAGAGAAAAATAGACAATTTTACCtcagtagtttttttctaaaagaaggCTGTAttattggccaggtatggtggctcatacctgtaatcccagcactttggggcaggtgaatcacctgaggtcaagagttcaagaccagcctggccaacatggtgaaaatccatctctactaaaaatacaaaaattagccaagcatggtggtgggcacctgcaatcccagctactcaggaagttgaggcaggagaatctcttgaacccaggaggcagaggttgcagtgagccgagtgcaccattgcactctagcctgggcaacaaagcaagactccgtctcaaaaaaaaaaaaaaaaaaggtactgtattatttttcaaaatattgtatGTATTATAGTCAAGTGCATGCTTGCCATCTCATCAGACCTCTTGGTTCATCATGTAATAATGCAAAAGACTAAGGAGGGGATGTTAATAAAAGACTTGTCacttataaaactttaaaataggtATTCTGAAAAGATTTTATTTGGATTACAAAATTTGCATGGCCCCATACATTCTCATCAATACACTCCTAAACTTCCTCACTCTTCCCTGAACCTCTGTTGGATTATGTTGGGAGAGTGCCAACATTTGGCTGCCAAATAGTTCTTTCCATGAATGTCCCTCACAaacagggaagagaaaggaaaagcagaaacTTCCCGTTTCTTTCAGCCCTAGGTCTGGATTTGATTAGGCCACTGCCTAATTTTCAGTAGACCTACTTTAACTTAGGGGTAGTTCCAGCCATAAGAATTGACGAGTGTTAATTTTCATCAATTTTCCAGATACTTAAAGAACATTGCAAATTTGACATGAATAAAATCCATCAAAAGTTATTTATACCTGTTTTTataacttacatatatatatatactttttgccTCATAGAAACATACCCccctagatagatagatagatataaatagatagatgatagataggtagatggTACAATCAGAACTAGgtctaaaaacaccaaaataataTGCTGCAATTTATTGTTTACTATATgacatatatgtttttatatatatgacatgtttatatatgtatgtatataatggaTAAAAATAGGAAATAGGTTTTGGCAATAAAGTAGGGTCCTTGCATTAGTTATAAACATATACAGTTAGGATCCTATCTTCAAATACACTAAATATGTGCAGTAAACCAGAATTTATAGGGTTTGTTACCCTTTAGAGATCCATTAGATGTTTGCAGGATAGGTTATTCACTGTGCTAAAGATTTTTCTAGTGTCATTGCCCATTGATTACTGAAGCTGTACTACTTATCCCATATGATTGTTATTTTATGTGCTATTTAATGACAGGTTTGCCAGcttaaagagagaaataatggTGAATAGGTTCAAGCTCCTCTTTGAAACATCATCCTATAATCCTGTCCGTAGCAGAGTCAAAGGAAATGACTAAAGTAGTAACAGGGGAGGCTTTAAATAATGAGATCATTAGTTGCATATGATGTGTTcttctgttgttttccttttttttttttcaaaccccACAGAAGTGCTgtactgaaaaatgaaaagaaaaaaaaaatccattcaatgGAAATGCATGGATGAAGAAGCAGGGCAAACATAGCACTGGTCTAAGTGTCAGAAAATAGGGAGATAAATCTAGCTCTGGGGCTTCCTATTTCAATTCCAAGGACTACTCAGGTCTTTTAGCCATGGAATGCCTTggctttctattttataaaatgagattaatatttGCCCCACTTTTTGCCTCATAGAAACATACCCcctagacagatagacagatatatagaggtagatatagatagatatatagacagatagatagatagatagatataaatagatagatgatagataggtagaCGGTACAATCAGAACTAGTtctaaaaacaccaaaataataTGTTgcaatttattgagtgtttactatatGACAGACATTTAATCCACATATAATCTCATTTAGTCGACACCAAAGTCTATGAGGTTGGTACAGTTACTATCTTCATTTCACAGAAGATGTAAGTGAGTCTTAGAAAGGCAGAGTAACTTGCCCTAGGTTGTGAACTTCAATAAATTTAGACCCAAGACTTGGCCCTAAGTTACTTGATCCCAAACTCTAGGAGTGTCATTATTACCTGGATCTGTGAGCTAAGGATAAACAAGCCACATAAAtgtgaagttttatttttcctatggCATTACCCTAGAAACATTATTTCATCTTGCCGATGGACAAAGAGATACATGAGAAAAACCTACATCcttgtaagttaatacttaaacATTCAGaaaccatttatttttttatgagcTGGTAGAAACCAGAgttaaatttaattaaacaaatttaaagcatgtgtttaaaacataatttaagttctttacattaaaataaatttgagatttaattaaatacatttaattaaataaaaagtgtgAATGGCTCAGAATCGTTTATGACATGATGCTGTTCTGCAGTGTTTGTAGATAATATGCTTCTATATTCTCCCTTGAAGTGAAAGAACctaagaaatgaaaaacactgaAGAAAGTTTGCCAAAGTGTGAGAGTAAGGGGGAGAAACACACTTCTCCAGCAAATTATGAAGATGGTCACTAGCTTCTGAAGCTTGAATATGAAATTACTTGGTAGAGTGGTAAAGGATTGATGTTGGGTGACGGTGGAATGGGCTCTAAAGCCTCTCTATGGTGCTGGAGGATAGGGGTGTGTGTGGTAGGGGGTACTGCTTTAAGGCAGACAATATTCTGACTTATTCTCTATCAGTTGCTGCACAATTGATAGAgatacagaaagggagaaaattctAGGTTTGTACAAGCCAAGGCAGAAGGGAGGCTCCAAAACCCAGCTGAGAGCACCCCGCTGAGGCTACGGGCCAGAGAAGCCTGTTACCGTGAATCGAGCTCCAGCGACGTTGTGGAGGTGTCAGACAGGTGGTCCCCTTCTAGCCCACTCCCAGTCACTCCAGAGTCTAACCAGGCAGAGCGAGTTCGccgttttttcttttcctgctccTTGCGTTTCCCGGgcttgcctttctttttcttcccggGTGTCTTGAGCGGCTGCTCTTTGTACGTCTCCACCTTGTTGGTTTCCTGAGTTAGGTATCTGCCCTCATCATCAGACCCGAATCGCACGGAGTGGTTCTTTGTGTTGGGAGAGGGCTTGGAGTTAGGGGACACCTCCGAGGTAGCTCTGATTTCAGCTGTGTGGATTTCTGCGATCAGATGGTGAAGGAAGAATCGTCGCCGTAAATCTTGGATGGACTTCCCCTTGTCATGGAGGAGCTGATGTTCAG encodes the following:
- the PTHLH gene encoding parathyroid hormone-related protein; translated protein: MQRRLVQQWSVAVFLLSYAVPSCGRSVEGLSRRLKRAVSEHQLLHDKGKSIQDLRRRFFLHHLIAEIHTAEIRATSEVSPNSKPSPNTKNHSVRFGSDDEGRYLTQETNKVETYKEQPLKTPGKKKKGKPGKRKEQEKKKRRTRSAWLDSGVTGSGLEGDHLSDTSTTSLELDSRRH